A part of Trachemys scripta elegans isolate TJP31775 chromosome 23, CAS_Tse_1.0, whole genome shotgun sequence genomic DNA contains:
- the LOC117869209 gene encoding zinc-binding protein A33-like, translated as MEAPQRHPVEQSGGKEMEDVVCNFLEAQEGVEKLRCSYKKRIQATQSDLQSLQEEVMEDFRKMHSFLYAEERSVMAKIGQEEKQVLSGLEARVTEITKRAACVLELMDYLSEVEDHDGHLMGMADSQVDHLKSELTRHRKELRHFRPTVLSSPSLTYVVCRRMLGYVMRSALECLTLDPKTAHSHLQLSENLKSAKLGPCAQAVLESPQRFEPCLYVLCSQDFHSGRHYWEVSVGGKSNWVIGVASHCVNRKATEDLNPENGYWALRKISGNRYYALSSPPALLTLDSSPTKVGICLDYESGRVGFYDAECMAEICTLRGNFQEPLHPFFCPGLVLTEQDYEPLRVCN; from the coding sequence ATGGAGGCTCCTCAGAGGCACCCAGTGGAGCAGAGTGGTGGCAAAGAAATGGAAGACGTGGTCTGTAACTTCCTGGAAGCTCAGGAGGGTGTGGAAAAGCTCCGTTGCTCCTACAAGAAAAGGATCCAGGCTACTCAGAGTGACCTGCAGTCCCTTCAGGAGGAGGTGATGGAGGACTTCCGGAAGATGCACAGCTTCCTGTATGCTGAGGAGCGATCTGTGATGGCCAAGATTGGCCAAGAAGAGAAGCAGGTACTCAGCGGCCTGGAGGCCAGGGTGACGGAGATCACCAAGAGGGCAGCTTGTGTTCTGGAGCTAATGGATTACCTGAGTGAGGTGGAGGACCATGATGGGCACCTAATGGGTATGGCTGATAGCCAGGTGGATCATCTAAAGTCAGAACTGACCAGGCACCGCAAGGAGCTGAGACACTTTAGGCCCACAGTCCTCTCCAGCCCTTCTCTGACGTACGTGGTTTGCAGAAGGATGCTGGGGTATGTGATGCGGTCTGCACTGGAGTGCCTCACCCTGGACCCTAAGACAGCCCATTCGCACCTGCAGCTCTCTGAGAACCTGAAATCGGCAAAACTGGGACCCTGTGCCCAGGCTGTCCTGGAGAGCCCCCAGCGCTTTGAGCCATGTCTTTATGTCCTCTGCTCTCAGGATTTCCACTCAGGCAGGCACTACTGGGAGGTGAGCGTTGGGGGCAAAAGCAACTGGGTGATTGGGGTAGCCAGCCACTGTGTCAACCGCAAGGCAACGGAAGATCTTAACCCTGAAAATGGGTACTGGGCCCTTCGGAAGATATCAGGCAACCGTTACTATGCCCtgtcctcacccccagccctcctgACCCTGGATTCCAGCCCCACGAAGGTGGGCATTTGCCTGGACTATGAGAGCGGCAGGGTTGGGTTTTATGACGCCGAGTGCATGGCAGAGATCTGCACCCTCAGGGGCAACTTCCAGGAGCCGTTGCACCCTTTCTTCTGCCCCGGCCTGGTGCTGACCGAGCAGGACTATGAGCCTCTCCGGGTGTGCAATtag